tttagaggtaccaGGGGGGAATAGAGAGTGCAAGTGTGGAGTGGGGGCAGAaagaagtgggggtgggggggcaggaaggtgcagaggtggagaggaggggggTGTGCCTcttacccttactacgccactggacgTAAGTCTGTCTCTAGAAATTGGGGGTAGACAACCTTGGCATTCAGGTTTCTCTAGCAATCCACTAGGATCTCAGGTCATTCCTTTGAAAAGaatggaaaggggatgggatttgtacaccgcctttttgtggttaagcattcaaagcagtttacatatatacatgtacttattttgtacctggggcaatggagaattacaTGACtcgctcagggtcacaaggagcagtgctgggatctgATCCCACAATCGCTAGCTGGACTAAATCTGCTTCTCTGGTCTTTAATGACATTTTCTTCTCTGCTAGGAGATGGAGAATTGTCCTGGGAACATCCTGAAGGTGATATGTTTCGGCAGCCTGCCAATCGAGAAGCGGTACGTGTGTATGGTTTAACAGAATGCGATGTGAAACCTTCTGTACACCGAGCTATTAAACATTTGAGGTGATGACAGATGAAATAAACTCCCTAGAACAGTCTCAAAGGAAGAACTCATAGTTTGACTCTGGGCATACTGTCAGCATTATGTTAGAAAACATTAGGACACCGAATATATTTCTATACAAGGCTGACTTTAGTTTTGGCCTTGGATTTGGATGGAAGACCTATTATAGAGCTGAAAAAGCTGTGCTCCTaaacaaaatgatttaaataagtGATAAACAGAGGAAAGCCTGAAtaagaactgggtttgattcctcgACTTGGCTTCTGACTCTAGGGGTGGTAGTGCTGAGGATACTCCAGGGGCAACGTTCACAACAATTGTCGTGGATGATAGGGGAAGATGGGAATCCAAGTCATTGCATAACAGCGACACCTACTGGCTGTTCACTTGTGCTGACTTTCTAGTGGAACCCATACTTCTTTCCACTTAGTCAGAATGCTGCTGTCGTGTTGCCTCTACCTGATGGGAGAAAAGCTGGAAAATAGGGATGGATCTAGTTTCTCTACCATTCATGACACCTGAAGCTAGGTAACCAGCAGATAAATCTCCTCTTTACCCCAATGTTGGTATCTAAAGTTGTTTCTGCATCAGCTCTCCTCTGTTCCTCATAAAAAAATGAAGGGAGAGCTTGAGTCATACTTTCAACCTTCAACCATGGGTTAATTAGGTGCTTGAGGGATGTCACTTTTATTGTCGCTGGCATTGGGTCATCAATGGGTAGATCTCTTCCATCAAGAGCTAGCTAAAAATCGGCCTGCTTCTTCCCTTCATTGTCTCTTTTTAAAGATCATACCTCACTCTAGGACCTGGTCTACTTAAACAATGCAGTCTGCTGAGTCTTAGGTTAGAAAGGAAGAACTTATTTTCTTAATAATATATTTGTGTTTCTATGTAACAGAGACATTCATACCATCGCTCTCATCATGACCTTCCAGTCAGTTCCAGTAGACAGGCATTGAGCATCCCACGCTCTTCCAGTGCTCGGAGTAACCGCGAAGTGCTTCCAGACCCTTATCAAGCGTCGGGAACGATCGTACAAATTGTCCTCAACAACAAACAGAAGCATGGACGAGGTAAGGAATAAGTTCATCCCAGGAATCTTTAGACGAAGGCTCCAAATGTATGGCACCAACTTCTGTTAATACATTCCCTGCATTTGACACCTGCTCCATAGGCCAGCTGGGGATGCTATAGGAGAGTCACAGCTACCACATAGTAACAAAGGCTAGTGGCCAGACTTAGGGTGCAGCATtgtgtgaaacgctggccaccgttggtgacCCGACCGTGCTTTACAAAAATTTAAACATTGAAAAAGTTCGAGTCACGTTAGTACCTCATTTTTGACCACTTtcttatttatttgcattgcatAGCACAGAGCCCCACGGgtggttttttttgccaatgaggttctCCGCCTGAACACCTTATGCCACAGCTGTGGCGATGGGAGGGCTTCGTCCAAGGCTTTTTCCTCCCAGCGGTGGCATATTTGGCTTGAGCTGTAGCTATATCACTTCATTGCACGATCCatgtgaatgtatttttgtatatttACATTGGATTTTCACTACTTCTCAGTGGTCAATAGGCATTTAAATTTAAACATAATTGCTGTTTCAATAGGCATTTCCCtgttaacttaggcactggtagggcgcataccggcacctaagtaaaggcgccgtttgtagaatttccccctatgcgctaatattcagtggccatcTTGCCTTCAACACCTGCGTTCTCCTCTCTTTCCAATCAAGGACTCCTTTCGGAACAGAATAACAAACGCTTCCACCCCTTCCCTCCTGTATTTTCCCTTTCCCACTCATTCccttttgtatttattttgaacTCCATGTATTTTTTATTCTCTGTCTGGAAAGTTTTGTCTGTCTAGTAATTCCCCCCTTATACTTAAATTTAACCatcattgtttttattttaaattgtgttttttATGTGAtacttattgtaaaccgtttagccaATTCTTTATAGATGGTATATCAGatatcaaataaacttggaagcaTTTAGCTGGCTTGGCGCTCTTTAATTGGCCAGCAGCCATTCCTACTCAGTTAAATAGTGCTAAATGTCTGGTGGACTGAATCTCACACGAGTTGCTCTGTGTTTTGCAGTTTGTGTCTCTAACGGAAAGACGTACTCCCACGGGGAATCCTGGCATCCACATCTCCGGGCATTTGGAGTCATCGAGTGTGTGCTGTGCACCTGCAATATCACCAGACAAGAATGTAAGAAAATCAACTGTCCCGACCAATATCCCTGCCGATACCCTCAGAAAATAGAGGGCAAATGCTGCAAAGTGTGTCCAGGTAAAGGAAACCAAACCCCTGTGTTGTTGTGTAACAGGTTCAGGGGGTTGCCCTCAACTTGGGCTcaattctttcagttcctctgcatcatcacacttgaaaaccatttctagtTCAGGTAAATCTCTTACTTCATCTTatataaagaccgaagcaaagaattcattcagtctttctgctatgaccttatcctccctgagcgccccttttgctccttgatcatccaacataagaacataagcagtgcctctgccgggtcagaccacaggtccatcccgcccagcagtccgcccccgcggcggcccaacaggtcatgacctgccttaatcaccagaaggggcccccttgccccctcatcgaagtcctatcttcccatcaatgtcctaaccctccggccttgcacctgcacgacctggtgagctgtctatacttatgcaacaccccagcacctccttcagtaccccacgatccccttttccctcaggaatctgtccaatccctgtttgaatccctgtactgtactctgccggatcacttcctccgggagcgcattccatttgtccacgaccctttgggtgaagaaaaacttacttgcatttgatttgaacctatctcccttcagtttctctgagtgcccccttgtacctgtcgtcccttttagtctgaagaacctgtccctgtccaccctttctgtgcccctaagtattttgaaggtctctatcatatcccccctgagcctcctcttttccagagagaagagccccagtttatccagcctctcagcatatgggcagttttccagccctcttaccagtttcgttgccctcctttggactctctcaagaactgccatgtccttcttgaggtgcggcaaccaatattgaacgcagtattccagatgtgggcacaccatcgctcgatacagcggcatgatgacttcccgcgtcctggttgatatgcccctcttgatgatgcccagcatcctgttggctttcttcgaggctgctgcacactgtgcggatggtttcatggatggatccactagcacacccaagtctctctcaagtccggtgtcttccagcaatctccccccccattttatactcgaacaacgtgttctttttccctatgtgcatgaccttgcatttatctacgttaaagcgcatttgccatttgtttgcccagtcctccagcttatcgaggtccctttgcagttcctcacactcctccctggtcctaactctggcgcagagcttggtatcatctgcaaattttataacctcacactttgcggttccacagattccctcaaaggttttctgcttttgatgtacctaaaaaaattgttacgaTGAGCTTTTGCCTCTTTggtaagtttctcttcatattcttttttagctttcaatatcaaggtggttaataaatcccaataaatcccACGGTCATTTACATTCACTCAAGGACTGTAAGTATAAGTGATCACAccataaattatgtatgtttctGGAAGATTgtgctaatattttataaagaaagtaggcattttggcccggattctctTTAGGGTGCCGGTATTGATGGCTGCCTAAAAAGTGGCtgccgattgtgtgtcaatcacgcaacggcATCCTATAGAGAACTGAGCCTCTGtgagataggtgccagaaatgtaggccagggttttccggtgTGATtccggtgccaattttttaggcgccttgaaactcagttaaaaaacaGTGGTTGAATGGTGTTTATAACTGTGTTTAGGCGCTTTCTGGGGCCTAAAAAAtcgacaccagttagagaatccaaaCCTTTCTCAATAAAATAGGCTTAAAACAGGTGCCTTAGGGCCCCTTCTATTAATCTGCGCCAGAGTTTTTAAATCACGGGCCAACACGGTAAAtactccaatgctcacagaatttctatgagcatcggagcacttacctcaccggcccatgctaaaaaccctagcacagcttgataaaaggagggtgggggagggttagATAGCATTTTGAGTAGGAGCCCAGTCTTCAAATTACCCTTGTAGAGTCCACAGTGATATTTACAACTTCTCTGAGGCAGCTGCAAGATTTTTGAGAGCATTTCTGAGCTACTGGTGGTTGTTTATGAAGACACCTAGGGTGTCTGTTTTTGTTATGAAACAGGTGTGAAATAGGTGCCTCTGTGGACCCTTTTCGCATAGGAGCTTTGTTAAATAATGAGGTCTAAAATGGCGGTAGGGCAGTGAAGATCTATCATTGGGTGAGGTGATTCCAAATAGAAGCTCTGAGATGTGTTTAATTGACTTCCACAGGGGTGGAAAAGAGTCTCAGGTAGCCACTTTCCTGAACATGATGTAATATCCCCATTGGCTGTTGTATCCGAGAAAGAACCGGGAAAGTTCAGGCTGATACATTATTTGTCATGCTCAAAAAGAAGTTACATTACACAACATTACATTAGTGGCTTTTATTCTGCCATTCCCTTGCGgtaagttatctggacatttccagaagagttacagagttgaacgcagagccggattttcctataggctaactagggcctcaagatcaagaggggcctacattcaaattgttagcaaaattaaaattacactattctaaaaacagtgaacactaaaacactgaaccgaaaataaggagaaattctacgcatatgactaataaacaaacataaaaatgtattggttaagatcaacgcgttcgGCTCATTGGATCTGTTcatttgtatatactagattgcaccaaagtatagttcatacgttcactgattgctatggaaaatattgacgtgccttttgctactaagctctggtttgttcttgcataaataaagtgcagattggtgtagattggaacagacaaacgaacagacctattgatatcccgacgttcggttatattcgtgttacttcgataatatgaaacacgtgttaatgttattagaaaagattcttattttaggattgcgtacacgatcatttgattctcgccttttgagttcagtaggttcaatactttagtgaagtgtttatagactattgaaaaatttttttgtgacaatatcttcatttcgcggaattctaagtaagttcttaacatatgttttaatttgcatatttaaaaatgtatattacgtgctttattttatattttcatgattatatcataaataataaaatcctagagcgcgcatgtatacttggattgaatcagttcttaaataaaataactattaacataaaatttaatatgatatacaatttgatattttcttttttgtgatctggattttgtttgaataaagttccatttttggtttagtttaagacttaaaattcataataattcatacttaaactttaaatgtgaattattatgaaataaatttatctgaattgaatttggtttaatcttcaatgtattgaatatatttaatttaatttgatagaaaatatgataatttttattgcgtattttattttcgtagtcacagattttgaattttgtttctttgtaaatgttgtgtgttatgtttgattagttattgttacaagtactatatatggtgctgagaataaatgtccaaataagtgttcttgacttttttttatttattatccatgtcacattttttataaaggttagtaccaataacaacatgtttcatttaacattttgatatatatcacagtaatgatgtattttattttctctcatgtaatttacaaacttaaaaatgggaggtgaaagggcctcataagtggaatagcctagggcctcttttcatctaaatccggccctggttgaACGGGTTACTTTGGGGGACTGAAGTGCTttctgcggtgttagtttgttttgatggatttcttgaatagcaggggttttatttcttttctgaaagttttgtagtctggggtcgtggtcagtagattggagagttggcagtctagtttcgctgcctgcgtggccagtaggccatcgtacaattttttgtgtttgacgcctctgattggggggagggagcaTGAATGGTGTCTGTCAAAGATTTCCTGTCCTCGAGGCTTGCTCTGTGTGATGTGCCTCTTTTGGCCTGGCCATTAAAGAATTTTCTCCTCCTCACACTGTTTGGGATGATATCAGTATAACATTTCTTTTGGGTTATTCCAGAGGAGAAGGTGTCTGAGCAGCAGCTGGACAGCAAAAGTTACTTCTGTGGGGAGGAAATCTTGTTTGTGTATGAATCTGTTTTGCTGGAGGAAGGAAGAACTGTTAGAAAAATAGCCGCTGAACCAGCAAAGACCCCACAGGTGGAAATCCATGTGTGGACAATCCTAAAAGGTACGGTAAGAGGGTATTGTAATGTTTCTGTGTTAATTTTATTCACGTTGTGGCTCACTCAGAAATGTGGGAGGCATCCTATCAGCCAATGAAATCAACCTTTATTCAAACATGTGATCCCATGCATTTGAATAAAGACTGATTTCATTGGCTGATAGGATGCCTCCCTTGCCTCTTTTGCTGTACCATTTGTATTTTGAGGCGAGGTGTTTCTTCTTTCgtttcatcgcttagaaatgtgATAATAGGCAAGACATTAATAATACTGTaatgacaataataataataactttattcttctataccgccataatcagacgacttctaggcggttcacacctaagagagctggacaatcagcgaattacaatatgcaaatTATTAAAATACAACATTTTACACAAGAGTGGACATAATAGCAGTATTAGATTTAATGaaacttctgtttaggagataaatctattaaACAATGCAGTTTTTATTTCCTTCCTAAAGGCATCCTCAAATGCAGAGGGAAGATGCAAGGCTCAGCCTAATTTCTCTGTTCTATGAATTGTATGGAGCACTAAACTCAGGTCTTCAAAGCCACAGAAactctaagggccccttttacaaagccacgatagcGACTCCCGGCACGGCAAATGCAACATAGCCTATAAGAACTGAACGGGCTGTATCGCATTTGCCGTCCCAGGATTCactactttgtaaaaggggccctaagctTGTTCACGATGTTCATAGTGTATATTTAAGAGCTGTATTTGCGTAAGTTTaatccagtgtatcgcaaactgtgtgcatcAGCAGATGCCAGGTATACCCCAAGATGCCAACGAGGAGGAGAGGCGtcagtgccagctgactgcttacaggacatgcctctcgcagcgagaagcacatcctgtagtcagtcagccagcAACggtgcctctgctccttctccttacctctccttctgcagcacccctccccccaccggcggtaataggaggctcagggccatgGCTGAAGGACATCTATGCATGCATGGACATCATTGCATCGACATCTgcgcatttccgggtgccctccagctgcagccccgagattagtgtgccgcactttaaaaagtttgcgacactgGTTTTAATCCACGATCTTGACAAATTTGCATATTTTGTGATCATGCCAAGTTCTTGAGCAATGCAGGAGCTCTCTTTGGCTTTAGAGCCTTCGAAAGAGTTCCTGAACTCCAGAGAGTCCCTTTGGGGCTCCTGGTGTCCCAAGTTGGTATTGTGCTCTGTATGACACACTCCCTAGCACCCCAATCGCACCACTGCACCATGGCCCCACAGGGGAGACAATGGACAGGGAACAACTTTTGTGCCCACATCTCCCTTGCACCCTGGGTGGCCGCAGTGCTTGACCTTTTATTTCAATGACTTATCTGCCCAGTTTTCTTACTAAAATTAGATCTCTGCGTTCATTTTGAAACAAAGTGGAAAACCTCAACAAGACAGGCTTAATTCATTTAGTTTCAgaataaatttatataaatataatcggatgtatctgtgcatgtatgtatgtatgttccagcataactctgaaacacataactctggacagatttcaaccaaacttggtatccatatgacttactatctggggaaaaatactgtggggttgggaagggggtgatatataCAAATTACTGAAAACGATAGTTTTCGGtctcgctgagatgaatactcagcaaaACTCTGAGacacatggagagatttcaaccaaacctggtacacatatgacttactatctggggtgggaagggggagacgtaaaaattatcaaaaacaacagattttagggtctaccccatagtttttgggctcgctgagatgaatactcagcataactctgaaacgcatggagagatttcaaccaaacttggtacacatatgagttactatctggggaaaaatactatgggggtgggaagggggcgacatgttaaaattatcaaaaatgacagatcttagtgtctaatccataaacgCAAGGAGAGATTTCAATCAAActtgacttactatctgggaaaattgggataaataaatatctgggcaACGCCGAGTAACCAGCTAGTTGAAAATAAAAACCAATAGAATTAATTTAATGCGTGTTGTTTCCACATAAAGCACACTAAAATCAAAATTTTACACAATGAAGAAAACTTTAATTaaacaaaaccaagaaaaaaaggtGGAGGGGTAAAAATAGCTGGTGTGCACATCCCTATTTGGCATCATTTTCCACTTGTTTTCAAGCACTGCAGAGTGAAAGTGGATTGTTCAGCTCAGGCTGTGTTCTCTCTGGGGCCCATATTGCAGGCGCCTAGATAATATgtttggggtcaatattcagcctttGGCGGTGAGTGTTTTGCTCACCACTGTTGGCATTATTCCTGCATATTAACAGTGTTAAAAACATGGGGCTGATAAAGATACGTAAGCTCTTCTTTCATACAGTGTTGTAGGTAGGATATTGTGACTCCTCCGTGTCCCGGTATCCACCCATGTAATTAGAACCGCAAAAGGCTTCTTATGGCTAATTTATgaactgcagactcctatgtaccagatgcaggcaatgtttattataccaaatattttgtgcagttgaaaataccaccttataacaaaccaagggacctgacaaggtccgtgtttcggaaaacactccttcctcagaggtcggCTTTTGTTTTACTAGTTTTGCATCGCACACTCTAAGTGGAGAAGGATACCATACAGACGgctgttttataccttttattgcggtttactttataccttagcaaccgtggacctctgaggaaggagtgttttccgaaacacggaccgtgtcaggaaCCTTgctttgttataaggtggtattttcaactgcataaaatatttggtataataaacatctggtacataggagtctgcagtttggttttggtttttgctttgGCTGGTGATACTGCAGTTTTCGTTGGATTCCTTTGTGTTGTTATGGCTAATTTATGAACATGCTGCTTTGTCTTAGGCATTTTAAAAGGTTTTCACACTGAAAGAATATCAAAGAGAGAGTTTGAAGATCAGCAGGAATTTAAAGAAGTAACCTGGACAACTCCAAGTAAGTGTGAGACTCCATTCCATGCTGCCAGTGCTGATTTTCTGCCAAGTCACAGTGAGGCATCAACCTGGAATCTTTTGGAATGAATTGGAAGCTGGTACAGCAGCCCAGCAACTTCACACTGTACATGCACAAGTCTAGGGTTACTGtacatccagatttacccggacatgtcctctttttagagggcaggtccaggcgtccggatggcttttcaaaacccggcactttgtctggggcATCCTCCGCACATGTGCATCcacaatgcggtgatgtcacgcgcgcatgtgatgtcatcgcgttgcatgcgtggatgccctcccgaccaagacgagcaggctgaggaggcGAGGCTAGGGGTGGGGGTTGATGGAACTGGATGGGTCTGTGGGTCGGGATTTTacatacgtaaaatctggtaacactACACAAGTCCTTCTTTCATCTAGCAGACTGACAGAGGACTGGGCCCCTGGAAATAAGGATCATAGGCCCCTAACCACCTATCAAACGTGATTAAATTAGATGGAGCAGTGGAGTAGCtacgaggggggaggggggcttgggggggccTGGTCCCTCTCTGCTTTCATGGCTGGTGGGGCTGCaagggtcctggaagtgatgtcagagagatcgCCGATGCGAACAGCAACCTTGCGCCAAGGAAGTAAAAAAGGCAAGGGGCAagtgtggcaaggagaggagcaggggaggCGGATAGAAGGTGGGGTGCCGCACCCTTAGGAAGAGTGTGCCCCGGGTGGACAGCTCCCCGTACCCCCATAACCACGCCACTGTCCTGGGACACACTTCTAAAGACTTAGAAATGAACTTGAATGTGACTAAGTGGTGGAGATGACAGAGGCAAAACCTAGTATCAAATTCAAATtccgggggagagagagatgtggtAGTTCCAGAGCTCAAACAGAGTCCGACACAGATTAGATGGGGTTTGCATTTGTCAAGATACTACAACCAGTAGATAGTAAAAGACAAACCTATGTGGAGGAAAATATTTCAGATTAGGGAACATATGCATTTTCTCCCTGTAATATTGTGGTGTAGGGTTTCTTTCATTGGTTGTAGTATCTTGTTTGACTTAGAGTAGATATACATCTTTCACTATCCTGTTTGGTTTGCAACTTCCGAGTGTTGTGCCTCACCAATTTTAACATTCTCTTTGATTCGAAGGTCAGTGGAAAATCTTCACTGAGGGGGAAACTCGAATCAATCAAATGTGTGAAAGCAGAGTGTGCAGGACCGAGCTGGAAGATCTGGTGAAGGTTTTGTATGCGGAGAAACCGGAAAAGAGCCTCTGTTAAGAAAGAAAGAGAACCTGTATGGGAGAAGTGAGAGAGACCCTGAACTCGGGACTTGCAGCTGGACTGCAGAATTACGCTGAGCCTGTCAACAGTGCCGGAAATAGCCAACACTTCAGTATCCTCACCAGCCGGCAATCTGTTCCCCACGGAGTAACTTGGTGATGAAGTGCGTGGATTGCAAATGTCTATTCTGTTGCTTTAAAACTCTGAATTATTTCTTTCTAAGGATGACCAGACCTGGTTAATTAGCTTGGTTGAACTCGGTTTGCAAGTGCATGAGGATCTCCTAACTCTGGTTTTCTGCCTGTAAGGTTGAGACTCAGAAGACTTTCAGGTGGGGCAGCAGATGTAACTCCACTGTGAAAGAGAGAGCTTAGGtcttagtatcctgtttccaacagtggccaacccaagtcacaagtacctgtcaagatcccaaagagtaaaacagattttatgctatcttatcctaggaaaaagcagcgaTTTCCCCTagtggacttttgttttaggaaatgatccaaacctttttttaaaccctgctaagctaactgcttttgttacgttctctagcaacaaatttcAGAATTGAATTAGTGAAGAAGcattttctctgctttgttttaaatctaccacaaagtaacttcattgcatgccccctagtcctcgtgtttttggaaagagtaagcaagcaattcacatctaccagtttcattctactcagtattttatagacctctatcatatctcccctgagccatctcttctccaggctgaaaaaCCCTAGGCACCTTAACCTTTCCTTATAGGAAAgacatcccatcccttttatcacttTCGCCACCTTTCACTGTACCTTTTCTTatttcgctatatctttttttgagatacagtgactagCCCGACGCATAAATAGAAGACAAATGATCTACCCTTACAACTTTAAtaatgacaaatgttcttccattgtaaccccctttcataaatcttttgtaatccgccttgaaccgcaaggtaatggcggaatagaaatctctaatgtaatgtaatgtaatgtaattgttcacagtattcaagatgcagccATACCATGGGGcgatacaagggtattataacattctcatttttgttttccattcctttcctgataattcctaacattctatttgctttcatagtcacgttgcacactgagctgagggtttcaacctCTCCTCAACGATGCTTTTCCTGAGTGGTGACTCCTAACCTGGAACCCTGCAtcgcatagctatagtttggattcctatttcccacatgcatcactttgcgctTGCTCAtgttaaacatcatctgccattttgatgtccagtctcACAAGATCTTCTTGCAATctttcacaatcttcttgtgatttaacaactttgtggcATTAgctaatttaattatctcactagttattcccatctctggatcattgataaatatgttgaaaagcagcggttccagcacagacccctggggagccccactatttatccttctccgtggagaatattggccatttaaccctttcaggaccataaggatcgtaggccaatttttgtggttttgacgacatttttatggtaaaaagggcttgcagatgccaaaaaattgatttttttggtgaaatatcattatttttatttaaaaaaatcacacttctggcttatggacagtgtggcaagtgaatcttctcgtcaatctagcaacgacgctaatgaatgaatgtcggaaccagtttgtttacataaaggcagtatcctatggaatccgtacatatcaaatttagaactgtagactatcccaatcaaaat
The nucleotide sequence above comes from Geotrypetes seraphini chromosome 5, aGeoSer1.1, whole genome shotgun sequence. Encoded proteins:
- the CHRDL1 gene encoding chordin-like protein 1 — translated: MRNPWGLEDFRFLFSCLLLLLYLDGGKSEPVKRSETYCVFQEKKYRIRERWHPYLEPYGLVYCVNCLCSENGSVLCSRVRCQSLSCPNPVHVPHLCCPRCPGDGELSWEHPEGDMFRQPANREARHSYHRSHHDLPVSSSRQALSIPRSSSARSNREVLPDPYQASGTIVQIVLNNKQKHGRVCVSNGKTYSHGESWHPHLRAFGVIECVLCTCNITRQECKKINCPDQYPCRYPQKIEGKCCKVCPEEKVSEQQLDSKSYFCGEEILFVYESVLLEEGRTVRKIAAEPAKTPQVEIHVWTILKGILKGFHTERISKREFEDQQEFKEVTWTTPSQWKIFTEGETRINQMCESRVCRTELEDLVKVLYAEKPEKSLC